The proteins below are encoded in one region of Thermococcus peptonophilus:
- a CDS encoding formate--phosphoribosylaminoimidazolecarboxamide ligase has protein sequence MILSTIASHSSLQILLGAKKEGFKTRLYVSPKRRLFYSSLPVVDELLVTDDMSAILSDDGIVVPHGSFVAYLGLEAIENAKAKFFGNRRFLKWETTFELQDRALDRAGIPRVGVVEPEDVKPDELYFVRIEGPRGGSGHFIARGSELEERLSTVDDPYRVERFIPGVYIYVHFFYSPVLERLELIGVDERVLIADGNARWPVKPLPYTIAGNRAVVLRESLLPQLYDYGKAFVEAMRELEPPGVIGPFALHFAYDGSFRAIGIASRIDGGSNADHWYSELYWGERLSMGRRIARELKLAEDEDRLEEVVT, from the coding sequence GTGATACTCTCCACGATAGCATCCCACTCCTCGCTCCAGATACTCCTGGGGGCGAAGAAAGAAGGATTTAAGACGAGGCTCTACGTCTCACCTAAGAGAAGGCTCTTCTACTCTTCACTGCCGGTCGTTGATGAGCTCCTAGTCACTGATGACATGAGCGCCATCCTCAGCGATGATGGCATAGTTGTTCCGCACGGCTCCTTCGTTGCCTACCTCGGGCTTGAGGCGATAGAAAACGCTAAAGCAAAGTTCTTCGGGAACAGGCGCTTCCTCAAGTGGGAGACGACCTTTGAGCTCCAGGATAGGGCCCTCGATAGGGCCGGAATTCCGAGGGTTGGGGTGGTTGAGCCAGAGGACGTTAAGCCGGATGAGCTCTACTTCGTCAGGATCGAGGGGCCGAGGGGAGGAAGCGGCCACTTCATAGCCAGGGGCAGCGAGCTCGAGGAGAGGCTTTCCACAGTTGATGACCCTTACCGGGTCGAGCGCTTCATCCCTGGCGTTTACATCTACGTCCACTTCTTCTATTCGCCCGTCCTGGAGAGGCTTGAGCTAATCGGCGTTGACGAGAGGGTTCTAATAGCCGACGGGAACGCCCGCTGGCCTGTGAAGCCGCTCCCCTACACGATAGCAGGCAACAGGGCAGTTGTGCTTAGAGAGTCGCTTCTTCCACAGCTATACGACTATGGAAAAGCTTTCGTTGAGGCCATGAGGGAGCTTGAACCGCCGGGGGTTATCGGCCCGTTCGCCCTCCACTTCGCCTACGACGGCTCTTTCAGGGCGATAGGTATAGCATCGCGCATAGACGGGGGCAGTAATGCTGACCACTGGTACTCCGAGCTCTACTGGGGCGAGAGGCTGAGCATGGGACGGAGGATAGCGAGGGAGCTTAAGCTTGCCGAGGACGAAGACAGGCTTGAGGAGGTGGTAACGTGA
- the ribH gene encoding 6,7-dimethyl-8-ribityllumazine synthase translates to MNVHTIEGEFNGEGLKIGIVVARFNDLLTNELLSGALDCFERHGVEKVDVVKVPGSFEIPLVAKKLAESGKYDAVLALGAVVRGETKHFDLVANEVAKGVAKVSLDSGVPVIFGVITVEDELQGLNRAGIKSNKGFEYAMAALEMANLMEKLKK, encoded by the coding sequence ATGAACGTCCACACGATTGAAGGTGAATTCAATGGTGAAGGTCTAAAGATTGGGATTGTGGTTGCAAGGTTCAACGACCTCTTAACCAACGAGCTACTCAGCGGTGCCCTCGACTGCTTTGAGAGGCACGGCGTTGAAAAGGTGGACGTCGTAAAGGTGCCCGGAAGCTTCGAGATCCCATTGGTAGCCAAAAAACTCGCCGAGAGCGGAAAGTACGACGCGGTTCTTGCCCTTGGGGCAGTCGTCAGGGGTGAGACAAAGCACTTCGACCTCGTTGCCAACGAGGTTGCAAAGGGCGTCGCAAAGGTCTCCCTCGACAGTGGCGTTCCGGTTATCTTCGGGGTGATAACCGTTGAAGACGAGCTCCAGGGACTGAACAGGGCAGGGATAAAGAGCAACAAGGGCTTCGAGTATGCGATGGCCGCACTGGAAATGGCAAACCTTATGGAAAAACTGAAAAAATAA
- a CDS encoding bifunctional 3,4-dihydroxy-2-butanone-4-phosphate synthase/GTP cyclohydrolase II: protein MNWEEIRRKVLEGKPVVLIDDRREFEADLVYPAEIASPEVVNFMLSMKDLLCLTMDMDDALRRGFFQLPSKEGETNFLVPVDYKETFTGITAKERALTAKKIAEGLGVDAFRYPGHLHLLGGIGLNRRRGHTESSLELMEILGFKRYALIVEILDEKGDSHNREYALKLAEEYGLPVLTTDDVWKEFVKRKQLIRIYANARLPTRYGDFRIIAFDNELDFKEHVAIVKEPYGEVPLVRVHSKCLTGDTLASLKCDCGSQLANALRMIAQDGGILLYMDQEGRGIGLKEKIKAYELQDKGLDTVEANKALGHAEDERTYEAAFQMLRALGVSKVRLITNNPRKAKALEELGIKVVEVVPAPGEVTEYNRMYLKVKAEKLGHKLPLEL, encoded by the coding sequence ATGAACTGGGAGGAAATACGGAGAAAAGTCCTTGAGGGGAAGCCGGTTGTTCTCATAGACGACCGAAGGGAGTTCGAGGCCGACCTTGTTTATCCGGCCGAGATAGCCTCTCCTGAGGTCGTCAACTTCATGCTCTCCATGAAAGACCTCCTCTGCCTCACGATGGACATGGACGATGCCTTAAGGAGGGGCTTCTTCCAGCTTCCGAGCAAGGAGGGAGAGACGAACTTTCTGGTTCCAGTTGATTACAAGGAAACGTTCACAGGCATAACTGCAAAGGAGAGGGCACTAACAGCGAAGAAGATAGCTGAAGGGCTTGGCGTAGATGCCTTCCGCTATCCTGGACATCTCCACCTACTCGGGGGGATAGGCCTCAACAGGAGGCGTGGACACACGGAGAGCTCCCTTGAGCTGATGGAGATACTCGGCTTCAAGAGGTACGCCCTGATAGTTGAGATACTCGACGAGAAGGGGGACTCGCACAACAGAGAGTACGCCCTAAAGCTTGCAGAGGAGTACGGCCTTCCGGTTCTCACAACGGACGATGTCTGGAAGGAGTTTGTGAAGAGGAAGCAGTTGATTAGGATTTACGCCAACGCGAGGCTCCCGACTAGGTACGGCGACTTCAGGATAATTGCCTTCGACAATGAACTCGACTTTAAGGAGCACGTGGCAATAGTCAAGGAGCCCTACGGAGAAGTCCCGCTCGTCAGGGTTCACTCCAAGTGTCTCACCGGGGACACTCTGGCTTCACTCAAGTGCGACTGCGGAAGTCAGCTAGCCAACGCCCTCAGGATGATAGCCCAGGATGGTGGAATACTCCTTTATATGGACCAGGAAGGCAGGGGGATCGGTCTGAAGGAGAAAATAAAGGCCTACGAGCTCCAGGACAAAGGTCTAGACACAGTCGAAGCAAACAAGGCTCTCGGACATGCAGAGGACGAGAGAACTTACGAAGCGGCCTTTCAGATGCTCCGCGCGCTTGGTGTTTCGAAGGTCAGGCTGATAACCAACAACCCGAGGAAGGCCAAGGCCCTTGAAGAGCTCGGAATCAAAGTCGTTGAGGTAGTTCCTGCCCCTGGGGAGGTCACGGAGTACAACAGGATGTACTTGAAGGTTAAGGCTGAGAAGCTCGGTCACAAGCTTCCCTTAGAATTGTGA
- a CDS encoding riboflavin synthase: protein MSVPSFSGQVVEGTGRARYSAGKLYVELPFEVNDGDSVAVNGACLTVVSFDGKTAVFDIGEETLARTNLREAGVVNLERALPANGRFDGHIVTGHVDGTIRFIAKRESGNTTWMAFEMPKEKWGVAEKGSIALNGVSLTVARIEASRFWVQVIPYTLEKTNLGLLRPGEKVNYEIDVLVRYVKRILEVRG, encoded by the coding sequence CTGTCAGTTCCTTCCTTTAGCGGACAAGTAGTTGAGGGAACCGGAAGAGCCCGCTATTCGGCTGGAAAGCTCTACGTTGAGCTCCCCTTTGAGGTGAACGACGGAGACAGCGTAGCGGTAAACGGGGCCTGTCTAACGGTGGTTTCCTTCGACGGAAAGACGGCAGTTTTTGACATTGGCGAGGAAACCTTAGCGAGGACAAACCTCAGGGAGGCGGGGGTCGTCAACTTAGAAAGGGCTTTACCTGCCAATGGCCGCTTCGACGGTCACATAGTTACGGGTCATGTGGATGGAACGATAAGATTCATAGCGAAAAGAGAAAGCGGAAACACGACCTGGATGGCCTTTGAGATGCCGAAGGAGAAATGGGGGGTCGCTGAAAAAGGCTCTATAGCCCTCAACGGCGTCTCCCTGACTGTAGCAAGGATCGAGGCGAGCCGCTTTTGGGTTCAGGTCATCCCTTACACCCTGGAAAAGACGAATCTCGGCCTTCTCAGACCGGGAGAAAAGGTCAACTACGAGATAGACGTCCTGGTGAGGTACGTGAAGAGAATTCTGGAGGTAAGAGGATGA
- the thiC gene encoding phosphomethylpyrimidine synthase ThiC: MTQLEEARKGSITEEMKFIAEREGIDTEKLRRNVAKGYTVIFRNVRHDWVMPVAVGEGVRVKVNANIGTSRDIVDVKAEIEKAKVAVKYGADTIMDLSTGGNLDEIRRTIMHAVDVPVGTVPIYQAAEEMLAKGKAIIEMTEEDMWRAVEKHFRDGVDYTTIHVGVTKEVVEKMKRTKRAVGMVSRGGTFLAAWILHWGEENPFYKDYDYLLELAREYDVVLSLGDGLRPGGLPDAGDELQMAELYTLGRLVKRAREAGVQTMVEGPGHIPIDQIAAQVKLAKVATDNAPFYVLGPIVTDIFPGYDHITAAIGGAIAALNGADFLCYVTPAEHLGLPNVEHVREGVIAAKIAAHAVNLTRFEADFKKDYLMALARGKLNWARQYELSMDKERFIEIRKERPTKTEACSMCGDLCAIKLINDMLAGERE, encoded by the coding sequence ATGACCCAGCTTGAGGAAGCCCGGAAGGGCAGCATAACAGAGGAAATGAAGTTTATCGCCGAAAGGGAAGGAATAGACACCGAAAAGCTGAGGAGGAACGTCGCCAAAGGCTATACCGTCATCTTCCGCAACGTCCGCCACGACTGGGTTATGCCTGTGGCTGTAGGTGAAGGCGTCAGGGTCAAGGTGAACGCGAACATTGGCACCTCGCGAGACATCGTAGATGTCAAGGCAGAGATAGAGAAGGCGAAGGTGGCCGTAAAGTATGGCGCCGACACGATAATGGATCTCTCAACCGGCGGCAATCTCGACGAGATAAGGAGGACCATAATGCACGCCGTTGATGTACCCGTTGGTACCGTTCCCATATACCAGGCCGCTGAAGAGATGCTGGCAAAGGGCAAGGCTATCATAGAGATGACCGAGGAGGACATGTGGAGGGCCGTTGAGAAGCACTTCAGGGACGGAGTTGACTACACCACGATTCACGTAGGCGTTACAAAAGAAGTCGTCGAGAAGATGAAGAGAACGAAGAGAGCCGTCGGAATGGTCTCGCGCGGCGGAACGTTTCTGGCAGCTTGGATACTCCACTGGGGAGAGGAGAACCCATTCTATAAGGACTACGACTACCTTCTTGAGCTCGCCAGGGAGTACGACGTTGTCCTGAGCCTCGGCGACGGACTTAGGCCCGGCGGCCTTCCTGACGCCGGGGACGAACTCCAGATGGCTGAGCTTTATACCCTCGGAAGGCTCGTGAAGAGGGCTAGAGAGGCTGGAGTCCAGACCATGGTCGAGGGGCCGGGCCACATCCCCATAGACCAAATAGCAGCCCAGGTGAAGCTAGCCAAAGTAGCCACCGACAACGCGCCTTTCTACGTTCTCGGGCCGATAGTTACGGACATCTTTCCGGGCTACGACCACATAACGGCCGCGATAGGAGGTGCCATAGCTGCCCTCAACGGAGCTGACTTCCTCTGCTACGTGACTCCCGCCGAGCACCTCGGTCTTCCAAATGTGGAGCACGTGAGGGAGGGTGTTATAGCGGCAAAGATAGCGGCCCACGCGGTCAACTTAACCCGCTTCGAGGCCGACTTTAAGAAGGACTACCTCATGGCACTGGCGAGGGGGAAGCTGAACTGGGCTAGGCAGTACGAGCTTTCAATGGATAAGGAGAGGTTCATCGAGATAAGGAAGGAGAGACCGACGAAGACTGAAGCATGCTCCATGTGCGGCGACCTCTGCGCCATAAAGCTCATCAACGACATGCTCGCGGGTGAGAGGGAGTGA
- a CDS encoding sulfide-dependent adenosine diphosphate thiazole synthase has protein sequence MREIEISRAIVEAYFNDFLQNLQLDVAIVGAGPSGMVAGYYLAKGGAKVAIFEKKLSVGGGIWGGAMGFNRVVVQESAREVLDEFGVDYRSVGNGLYVLDSIELASTLASKAVKMGVKIFNMVEVEDLVVKDGRVSGLVINWTPVMMTGLHVDPLTVEAKFVIDSTGHGAQISQHLLKRGLIKAIPGEGPMWAEKGEELTVEHTKEVFPGLYATGMAANALAGAPRMGPIFGGMLLSGRKAALEILQKLEK, from the coding sequence ATGAGGGAGATAGAGATAAGCAGGGCGATAGTTGAGGCATACTTCAACGACTTCCTCCAGAACCTCCAGCTTGACGTTGCCATAGTCGGGGCTGGCCCGTCAGGAATGGTGGCCGGATATTACCTCGCCAAGGGCGGCGCGAAAGTAGCCATCTTCGAGAAGAAGCTCTCCGTGGGAGGAGGAATCTGGGGCGGGGCGATGGGATTCAACCGTGTCGTCGTCCAGGAGAGCGCGAGGGAGGTTCTCGACGAGTTTGGCGTGGATTACAGGTCAGTTGGAAACGGCCTCTACGTTCTCGACTCGATAGAGCTCGCCTCGACGCTCGCCAGCAAGGCGGTGAAGATGGGGGTGAAGATATTCAACATGGTAGAGGTAGAAGACCTCGTGGTTAAGGACGGCAGGGTCTCGGGACTGGTAATAAACTGGACCCCCGTTATGATGACGGGCCTTCACGTTGATCCGCTCACCGTTGAGGCGAAGTTCGTGATTGATTCAACCGGTCACGGAGCGCAGATCAGCCAGCACCTTCTCAAGCGCGGCCTGATAAAGGCCATACCAGGAGAGGGTCCGATGTGGGCCGAGAAGGGCGAGGAACTCACCGTTGAGCACACAAAGGAGGTCTTCCCGGGGCTCTACGCAACGGGGATGGCGGCTAACGCCCTGGCCGGAGCTCCGAGGATGGGTCCGATATTCGGTGGCATGCTCCTGAGCGGGAGGAAAGCTGCCCTTGAAATCCTTCAGAAGCTCGAAAAGTGA
- a CDS encoding phosphoribosylaminoimidazolesuccinocarboxamide synthase — protein sequence MRLIYRGKTKDVYEDGPYLVFYFKDSILGEDGKEDTGGNEVVGEREGKGSAVLDETEFFFRLLQKNGIRTHFVERIDGRRARFLKAERIPLEVIYRELAYGSFLRRYRGWVEELKPLGIAEFTLKDDSLKDPLITEEAIVKLGIASEEEIQEMKEKTLKVAGILREFFSSKGLQLVDFKLEFGRRNGELIIIDELSGDTMRIMRNGKLLSQEELREVIV from the coding sequence GTGAGATTAATCTACCGCGGAAAGACAAAGGATGTGTACGAGGACGGCCCTTACCTCGTCTTCTACTTCAAGGATTCGATACTTGGTGAGGATGGGAAAGAGGACACCGGCGGCAACGAGGTAGTAGGCGAGCGAGAAGGAAAGGGAAGCGCAGTCCTCGATGAAACCGAGTTCTTCTTCCGCCTTCTTCAGAAGAACGGGATAAGGACGCACTTCGTCGAGCGGATTGACGGGAGGAGGGCGCGCTTCCTGAAGGCGGAGAGGATACCACTTGAAGTCATCTACCGCGAGCTTGCCTACGGGAGCTTCCTGAGGCGCTATCGCGGCTGGGTGGAGGAGCTGAAGCCGCTCGGGATAGCGGAGTTCACCCTGAAAGACGACTCCCTGAAGGACCCGCTGATAACTGAAGAGGCCATAGTGAAGCTCGGGATAGCGAGTGAGGAAGAAATCCAGGAGATGAAAGAGAAAACCCTGAAAGTGGCAGGGATTCTGAGGGAGTTCTTCTCCTCGAAGGGCCTTCAGCTCGTTGATTTCAAGCTGGAGTTCGGCCGGAGAAACGGCGAGCTTATCATCATAGACGAGCTGAGCGGCGACACGATGCGGATTATGAGGAATGGGAAGCTCCTGAGCCAGGAGGAGCTGAGGGAGGTGATAGTGTGA
- a CDS encoding sodium:solute symporter family protein: MVVAFILGGASWGATYGLGGIWYGFACGLGLLILGLTLARPMRVLARYTVPEVLEMRYRSKAIRLLAATLSLLALVGILGAQVWAASAVFEAIGLPGTAGAVFATLVFIAYTALSGLWAVALTDFIQIIIGSIGILVAVVLGLIKVGGISGLEATLDGISGLPQPADQYFSLTSLGPSLLALTLIATVMYTLIGQDFYQRLFAAKDEKTARKGAIYAGILLMALSVFPALAGMLAIALSGNPEAVIDSPKTAVPRLVISVFGGTVGAIFVAAVLAAIMSTADSLLSAATSHVVKDFYEGLVGTTSDEKKLLRLSMLTTIAVGLLSLGAALAIQGIVELLIYSYDVYTSGVFVPLVLGLYWKRATKEGALAGMVAGSLVAVLGAAGVLNFPYWEYIYVSGAIVSALVMVAVSVLTKVEEIDEELEAAFG; the protein is encoded by the coding sequence ATGGTGGTGGCTTTCATCCTGGGCGGAGCTAGCTGGGGTGCAACGTACGGGTTAGGCGGTATCTGGTACGGCTTCGCCTGCGGTCTCGGGCTTTTGATTCTCGGACTGACCCTTGCGCGACCAATGCGCGTTCTGGCACGCTACACCGTCCCCGAAGTCCTTGAGATGCGCTACAGGAGCAAAGCGATTCGCCTGCTCGCGGCGACGCTGTCTCTGCTGGCACTCGTTGGAATTCTGGGAGCGCAGGTGTGGGCAGCTTCGGCGGTCTTCGAGGCGATAGGCCTTCCAGGGACAGCTGGAGCGGTCTTCGCGACGCTCGTGTTCATAGCCTACACAGCACTCTCGGGACTGTGGGCGGTGGCCTTAACGGATTTCATACAGATCATAATCGGGAGCATAGGGATACTAGTGGCGGTGGTCCTGGGCCTGATTAAGGTCGGAGGCATCTCGGGACTGGAGGCGACACTGGACGGAATAAGCGGACTTCCGCAACCGGCTGATCAGTACTTCAGCCTTACCTCCCTCGGCCCGTCGCTGCTGGCGCTGACACTGATAGCAACAGTCATGTACACCCTAATCGGCCAGGACTTCTACCAGAGGCTTTTCGCGGCAAAGGACGAGAAAACTGCCAGAAAGGGAGCAATCTATGCTGGAATACTGCTCATGGCCCTCTCGGTGTTCCCAGCCCTCGCGGGGATGCTGGCAATAGCCCTTTCCGGCAACCCCGAAGCGGTGATAGACTCGCCGAAGACCGCAGTTCCGAGGCTCGTCATCTCCGTCTTCGGCGGAACTGTGGGAGCGATATTCGTGGCGGCTGTCCTAGCTGCCATAATGAGCACCGCGGACTCTCTGCTCTCAGCGGCTACCTCGCACGTGGTCAAGGACTTCTACGAGGGACTGGTAGGGACAACCAGCGACGAGAAAAAGCTCCTACGGCTCTCGATGCTCACCACGATAGCTGTCGGACTGCTATCGCTGGGGGCGGCGCTGGCAATCCAGGGAATCGTGGAGCTCCTCATATACTCCTACGACGTCTACACCTCCGGCGTCTTCGTCCCGCTGGTGCTCGGCCTCTACTGGAAGAGGGCAACCAAGGAGGGGGCTTTGGCAGGAATGGTCGCCGGGTCGCTGGTGGCGGTGCTCGGAGCGGCGGGAGTCCTGAACTTCCCGTACTGGGAGTACATCTACGTGAGCGGGGCTATAGTCTCGGCCCTCGTTATGGTGGCCGTCAGCGTGCTGACGAAGGTCGAGGAAATCGACGAGGAGCTTGAGGCGGCCTTCGGTTAG
- a CDS encoding IMP cyclohydrolase, with amino-acid sequence MRYVGRTLGIGLNSGRPFAFYLLCSRSFPNRRAVVEGNAVYILNQTETDNPYVSYPVVRLTKDYAVVTNGLHTDFIAQALDWEKPRKALVHVLDALDYERDDYNTPRIAGIIQRGERRGWLGFVGRDKLWVRELELEEGKAFLTATYSIDSFEEVEMSFSTARELAERAMRLPFENRVLAIGVVERKEEWELGTAE; translated from the coding sequence GTGAGGTACGTGGGGAGAACCCTTGGAATAGGGCTGAACAGCGGAAGGCCATTCGCCTTCTACCTCCTCTGCTCCCGCTCATTCCCGAACAGAAGGGCAGTGGTAGAGGGGAACGCGGTTTACATCCTCAACCAGACCGAGACGGATAATCCTTACGTGAGCTATCCCGTCGTGAGATTAACTAAGGACTACGCGGTCGTCACCAACGGCCTTCATACGGACTTCATAGCTCAGGCCCTTGATTGGGAGAAGCCGAGGAAGGCCCTCGTCCACGTTTTAGATGCCCTCGACTACGAGAGGGACGACTACAACACCCCGAGAATAGCGGGAATAATTCAGCGCGGAGAAAGGAGAGGGTGGCTCGGCTTCGTCGGAAGGGATAAGCTCTGGGTCAGGGAGCTTGAGCTTGAAGAGGGAAAAGCGTTCCTGACGGCGACGTATAGCATTGACAGCTTTGAAGAGGTGGAGATGAGCTTCTCAACGGCCCGGGAGCTGGCGGAGAGAGCTATGAGACTTCCCTTTGAGAACAGGGTGCTGGCGATTGGTGTGGTGGAAAGGAAAGAGGAATGGGAGCTTGGGACGGCTGAGTAG
- the thiD gene encoding bifunctional hydroxymethylpyrimidine kinase/phosphomethylpyrimidine kinase: protein MSMAVLIIAGLDTGGGAGLKADIETVSALGEHPLPVVSAITYQNPDEVRGVFPVPPNTIREQIRAVKGVFEIRAVKIGLLHGGAVKVIAEETKGLIRVLDPVIASSSGFRFLSPEDVEILKRELLPGSIVTPNVPEAEVLTGLKINSIEDIKRVARVLVEELGAEAAIVKGGHLNFTDVLYWNGEVFKFSGERVEGFTHGTGCVFSSALAAFIAKGLELPKAVERAKRFVEGAIRFSGGEGEAVNPLWELQRDTQRWMAKEDLEKAVGELVKLGELLNPHVAEVGTNFALATDFGEVFAVKGRIVRYGKTIKPVGPVELNASDHLRRALLKMREFYPEVRAVINLRYSEKLIKRAEKLGLKVSFYDRREEPEEVKRAERGTMEWGIESAVKRLGEKPNVIYHLGDWGKEPMILVFGRNAEEIVERIRNLIFASQ, encoded by the coding sequence ATGTCCATGGCCGTGCTCATCATAGCTGGCCTCGACACTGGCGGCGGGGCAGGGCTGAAGGCTGACATCGAAACCGTCTCGGCCCTTGGCGAGCACCCGCTCCCGGTAGTTTCCGCGATAACCTATCAAAACCCGGACGAGGTTAGGGGGGTCTTTCCAGTACCACCAAATACTATCAGGGAACAGATAAGGGCCGTTAAGGGTGTCTTTGAAATTAGGGCTGTCAAAATAGGCCTTCTTCACGGCGGTGCAGTGAAGGTCATAGCCGAGGAGACGAAAGGGCTCATTAGAGTCCTCGATCCGGTCATAGCTTCCTCTTCAGGCTTTCGGTTTTTAAGCCCTGAAGATGTCGAGATACTGAAGAGAGAGCTCCTCCCAGGCTCGATAGTTACCCCGAACGTCCCTGAGGCAGAGGTTCTAACGGGCCTGAAAATAAACTCCATAGAGGACATAAAAAGGGTTGCACGAGTTCTAGTAGAGGAGCTGGGCGCAGAGGCTGCTATTGTCAAGGGTGGACACCTGAACTTCACCGACGTCCTCTACTGGAATGGGGAGGTCTTCAAGTTTTCAGGGGAGAGGGTTGAGGGCTTCACTCACGGGACGGGCTGCGTCTTCTCTTCGGCTCTGGCAGCTTTCATAGCCAAGGGCCTTGAGCTTCCGAAGGCCGTCGAGAGGGCAAAGCGCTTCGTCGAGGGGGCGATAAGGTTCTCAGGGGGAGAAGGAGAGGCCGTCAATCCTCTCTGGGAGCTTCAGAGAGATACTCAGAGGTGGATGGCCAAGGAAGATCTTGAAAAAGCAGTCGGTGAGCTTGTGAAACTCGGCGAACTCCTGAACCCGCACGTTGCTGAGGTAGGCACCAACTTTGCCCTGGCAACTGACTTCGGCGAAGTCTTCGCAGTTAAGGGCCGCATTGTCCGCTACGGCAAAACGATAAAGCCAGTGGGGCCGGTTGAGCTCAACGCCAGCGATCACCTCAGGAGAGCTCTCCTGAAGATGAGGGAGTTCTACCCCGAGGTCAGAGCGGTTATCAACCTCCGCTATTCAGAGAAGCTCATCAAGAGGGCAGAAAAGCTTGGACTGAAGGTTTCCTTCTACGACCGCAGGGAAGAGCCGGAGGAAGTCAAGAGGGCCGAGAGGGGTACAATGGAGTGGGGCATTGAGAGCGCCGTGAAAAGGCTTGGAGAGAAGCCCAACGTGATCTATCACCTCGGCGACTGGGGAAAGGAGCCGATGATACTCGTGTTTGGCAGGAATGCTGAAGAGATCGTCGAGAGAATAAGAAACCTTATTTTTGCCAGTCAGTAG
- a CDS encoding MATE family efflux transporter, which produces MQHNKIQEIRQEILTGDITKTILKLSLPLVFSTLIQQLYNLVDTFWLGFFGKIALSTPGTALPLVTTLMHVGLEFSAVGAIFIGQYVGAGEYKKYGKLIGAVYSFMLISSVITLILGILIIPYALEFMRVPPSAYSYVREYLIILYIGIPFSFLFAASLSVIKAFGRTKLAMKLSILAIVINMILDPVMIFGLFSLPRLGVRGAALSTVTADVIVCIISLYIVFSGGMEISVKVQDLKPDLRFYGKILRKGIPLAFGSLVNDITTIIMIRLIYGFGIATYAAYLIIIRIVKLLESFTVGIASGTGIMISQNIGAEKYERAKKIARRAMVLNFGVSSIVALSLVVSREYIVRVFVSDVQVLIESKNVIPLILSVPFFTGIFLIVNNVFKYSGHTRESLVLRMIRLWGLRLPLAYLFGYIIFNSSAGLFWGLGMSNVVSAFIAIIFFLMIPWTKKII; this is translated from the coding sequence ATGCAGCACAACAAAATCCAAGAAATTAGACAGGAGATACTTACTGGAGATATAACAAAAACTATTCTTAAACTTTCTTTGCCTCTAGTTTTTTCAACATTGATTCAGCAGCTTTATAACTTAGTCGATACTTTTTGGCTCGGATTTTTTGGAAAAATCGCTCTCTCCACACCCGGAACTGCACTGCCGTTGGTAACGACCTTAATGCACGTTGGTCTAGAGTTTTCAGCAGTGGGTGCAATATTCATTGGACAATACGTTGGAGCGGGGGAATATAAAAAGTACGGAAAATTAATTGGTGCGGTCTATTCTTTTATGCTTATTTCTTCTGTTATCACCTTAATCTTGGGGATACTTATAATCCCTTACGCCTTGGAGTTCATGAGGGTCCCTCCTTCCGCTTATTCGTATGTTAGGGAGTATCTTATAATACTCTATATTGGGATTCCCTTCTCTTTTTTGTTTGCGGCAAGTTTGTCTGTAATAAAGGCATTCGGGAGAACCAAACTTGCTATGAAGCTCAGCATTTTAGCAATTGTTATTAACATGATTCTTGATCCAGTAATGATTTTTGGTCTGTTCAGTCTTCCACGCCTGGGCGTTAGGGGTGCTGCTCTATCAACTGTTACAGCGGATGTAATCGTCTGTATAATCTCCCTTTATATTGTCTTCTCTGGGGGGATGGAGATATCGGTAAAAGTTCAGGACCTTAAACCTGATTTGAGGTTCTATGGGAAAATTCTGAGAAAGGGTATACCACTCGCCTTTGGTTCATTGGTAAATGACATAACAACAATCATTATGATTAGATTGATCTATGGATTTGGGATAGCAACATACGCAGCTTATTTGATCATTATAAGAATAGTGAAGCTCTTAGAGAGTTTCACTGTTGGAATAGCAAGTGGCACAGGTATAATGATCTCCCAAAATATCGGGGCTGAAAAATATGAAAGGGCAAAAAAAATAGCAAGAAGGGCCATGGTATTGAATTTCGGGGTTTCTAGTATTGTAGCTCTATCCTTAGTTGTTTCAAGAGAGTATATTGTAAGAGTATTTGTAAGCGACGTTCAGGTCTTGATTGAGAGTAAGAATGTCATTCCTTTAATTCTCTCGGTGCCTTTCTTTACGGGGATATTCTTAATAGTGAACAACGTCTTCAAGTATTCTGGACACACAAGGGAGTCCCTGGTGCTTAGAATGATAAGGCTTTGGGGCCTTAGATTGCCACTAGCATATCTTTTTGGATATATTATTTTCAACTCGTCTGCAGGTTTGTTTTGGGGCTTAGGAATGAGCAATGTGGTCTCAGCATTCATTGCCATAATTTTCTTCCTCATGATCCCCTGGACAAAAAAAATTATTTAG